A region from the Sandaracinus amylolyticus genome encodes:
- a CDS encoding penicillin-insensitive murein endopeptidase, which yields MAGPARVPPVVWLALPLVGAALGAVALAFAGEEAGEIVVETRRDQPSPDAGVVVAASTPEDAGTHDPRFAPDGAILAAPSDEDYACLRPALEYPRDPACDEGAPYPRCRWQLPTGRESGGLWRTWRNTTDDHRWARPGLVSLIAATAAEYQRRWPGEVVTVGDLDAAGPRHQTHDRGVDVDLYLEHAMIAQNIGGGRYPDNYAQRSAREVELLRARVIDLAKILATCSGGRLRIYYNDPDLVRDFRAWFEGRGMTSDVGPPMLMHNPLHRFHFHMTVAEDLAVVPAAND from the coding sequence GTGGCAGGTCCTGCACGCGTTCCTCCGGTGGTCTGGCTCGCGCTCCCGCTCGTCGGGGCGGCGCTCGGTGCGGTGGCCCTCGCGTTCGCCGGGGAAGAGGCGGGCGAGATCGTGGTCGAGACCCGGCGCGACCAGCCGAGCCCCGATGCGGGTGTGGTGGTCGCGGCGAGCACGCCGGAGGACGCCGGCACGCACGACCCGCGCTTCGCGCCCGACGGCGCGATCCTCGCTGCGCCGAGCGACGAGGACTACGCGTGCCTGCGCCCGGCGCTCGAGTACCCGCGCGATCCCGCGTGCGACGAGGGCGCGCCGTATCCGCGGTGTCGCTGGCAGCTCCCGACCGGGCGCGAGTCGGGCGGGCTCTGGCGCACGTGGCGCAACACCACCGACGATCATCGCTGGGCGCGCCCCGGGCTCGTCTCGCTGATCGCGGCGACGGCCGCGGAGTACCAGCGTCGCTGGCCCGGCGAGGTGGTGACGGTCGGCGACCTCGATGCGGCGGGGCCGCGCCATCAGACCCACGATCGCGGCGTCGACGTCGACCTGTACCTCGAGCACGCGATGATCGCGCAGAACATCGGGGGCGGGCGTTATCCCGACAACTACGCGCAGCGCTCGGCGCGCGAGGTCGAGCTGCTGCGCGCGCGCGTGATCGACCTCGCGAAGATCCTCGCGACCTGCTCGGGCGGTCGGCTGCGCATCTACTACAACGACCCCGATCTGGTCCGCGACTTCCGCGCGTGGTTCGAGGGGCGCGGCATGACGAGCGACGTCGGGCCGCCGATGCTGATGCACAACCCGCTGCATCGCTTCCATTTCCACATGACCGTCGCGGAGGATCTCGCGGTCGTGCCCGCCGCGAACGACTGA
- a CDS encoding sensor domain-containing diguanylate cyclase has product MDERGAGGPGERQGRAGSHATREGLARSLARTVPLASALGAALGSALAALVVHALSLAVPLAPVLVTWAGIGAAIAGALAVRRATRRFDAVARFLEMRIAATSSQARREQDATRRERKLAADLARKTEELEARLRERALLFEVLRESASSHDLDSVLRALVDRLGPALRFREVAVLIQQGERLAIRAAWGFTDPSTVLGRTIRVGEGLSGEAAAKGESVVVPDVAAAPEYLAFWGEVPRTGSFMSVPIQVKGAMIGVLALTRPPTDPLTEEETRYVEALADQVALAIHNAQLFEELEARSTHDALTGIANRRLFEERLAKALADSRRFGHAVSLLAIDVDHFKKLNDRCGHPAGDAVLVEVARVLARGVREVDTVARVGGEEFLVVLAGADEHEAAKVGDKLRAAVAAIELPGTKDQPLGRLSISVGVAKAREGETAEALVARADSALYDAKRKGRNRVSTWPPPSA; this is encoded by the coding sequence ATGGACGAGCGCGGGGCCGGGGGGCCCGGCGAGCGACAGGGACGCGCAGGGTCCCATGCGACGCGCGAAGGCCTCGCGCGATCGCTGGCGCGCACCGTTCCGCTCGCATCCGCGCTGGGCGCCGCGCTCGGCTCGGCGCTCGCTGCGCTCGTGGTGCACGCGCTCTCGCTCGCCGTTCCACTCGCGCCGGTGCTGGTCACGTGGGCGGGCATCGGCGCCGCGATCGCGGGCGCGCTCGCCGTGCGCCGCGCGACGCGCCGCTTCGATGCGGTGGCGCGCTTCCTCGAGATGCGCATCGCCGCGACCAGCTCGCAAGCGCGACGCGAGCAGGACGCCACGCGACGCGAGCGCAAGCTCGCCGCGGACCTCGCGCGGAAGACCGAGGAGCTCGAGGCCAGGCTGCGCGAGCGCGCGCTGCTCTTCGAGGTGCTGCGCGAGAGCGCGAGCAGCCACGACCTCGACTCGGTGCTGCGCGCGCTCGTCGACCGGCTCGGGCCCGCGCTGCGCTTCCGCGAGGTCGCGGTGCTCATCCAGCAGGGCGAGCGGCTCGCGATCCGCGCCGCGTGGGGCTTCACCGATCCCAGCACCGTGCTCGGGCGCACGATCCGCGTCGGCGAGGGGCTCTCGGGCGAGGCGGCGGCGAAGGGCGAGTCGGTGGTGGTGCCCGACGTCGCGGCGGCGCCCGAGTACCTGGCGTTCTGGGGCGAGGTCCCGCGCACCGGCTCGTTCATGTCGGTGCCGATCCAGGTGAAGGGCGCGATGATCGGCGTGCTCGCGCTGACCCGCCCGCCGACCGATCCGCTGACCGAGGAAGAGACGCGCTACGTCGAGGCGCTCGCCGATCAGGTCGCGCTCGCGATCCACAACGCGCAGCTCTTCGAGGAGCTCGAGGCGCGCTCGACCCACGACGCGCTCACCGGGATCGCGAACCGCCGACTGTTCGAGGAGCGTCTCGCGAAGGCGCTCGCCGACTCGCGGCGCTTCGGGCACGCGGTGTCGCTGCTCGCGATCGACGTCGACCACTTCAAGAAGCTGAACGACCGCTGCGGTCATCCCGCGGGCGACGCGGTGCTCGTCGAGGTGGCGCGCGTGCTCGCGCGCGGTGTGCGCGAGGTCGACACGGTCGCGCGCGTCGGCGGCGAGGAGTTCCTCGTCGTGCTCGCGGGCGCGGACGAGCACGAGGCGGCGAAGGTCGGCGACAAGCTGCGCGCCGCGGTCGCCGCGATCGAGCTGCCGGGCACGAAGGACCAGCCGCTCGGTCGACTCTCGATCAGCGTCGGCGTCGCGAAGGCGCGCGAGGGCGAGACCGCGGAGGCGCTGGTCGCGCGCGCGGACTCGGCGCTCTACGACGCGAAGCGCAAGGGTCGCAATCGCGTCTCGACCTGGCCGCCCCCTTCCGCGTGA
- a CDS encoding phthiocerol/phthiodiolone dimycocerosyl transferase family protein, which yields MTSTRATNLTERMTDALDRCFTMDFSTLARVHGELDERAIPDALRALSQRHPLLSARVIRRAGLATQFALGEAPPIALSFRDAQDAWASFSYRHRVWDDAGPRGVLDVVRHGPHERTFVLTLHHLVSDGRSGVMVMRDLLRLLGEPGRALPPVESPGQAAYYPEPVRGWRRLRPTLAALSAMQRPPQPVRLRPDALATPDESEVVVRPIVIDPERTEALTRAARETGATLHGLVSAALAMAVAREMERGEVVLDVMHPVDLRRRVPEMPRDVVGYYVSSVSTRLRTDPAGDPLALAREATNGVRRAIDAGEHWTSAPGGGAVIVAATQLMGRALTSSLLPKHVFTGALAVTNLGVLEQLGLEHAYGPLEVRACGFAAAPSILGSLLAAVSTFRGTLTIAVGHTVPLISRERGERIAAHTEEILARAADRAALSLAG from the coding sequence GTGACGAGCACACGCGCGACGAACCTGACCGAGCGGATGACCGACGCGCTCGATCGCTGTTTCACCATGGACTTCAGCACGCTGGCGCGCGTGCACGGCGAGCTCGACGAGCGCGCCATCCCCGATGCGCTGCGCGCGCTCTCGCAGCGCCATCCGCTGCTCTCGGCGCGCGTGATCCGACGCGCCGGGCTCGCGACGCAGTTCGCGCTCGGCGAGGCGCCGCCGATCGCGCTCTCGTTCCGCGACGCGCAAGACGCCTGGGCCTCGTTCTCTTACCGACATCGCGTGTGGGACGACGCCGGGCCGCGCGGCGTGCTCGATGTCGTTCGTCACGGTCCGCACGAGCGCACGTTCGTGCTCACGCTCCACCACCTCGTCAGCGACGGGCGCTCCGGTGTGATGGTGATGCGCGATCTGCTGCGTCTGCTCGGTGAGCCGGGTCGCGCGCTGCCCCCGGTCGAGTCCCCCGGACAGGCGGCGTACTACCCCGAGCCCGTGCGCGGATGGCGTCGTCTGCGCCCCACGCTCGCCGCGCTCTCCGCGATGCAGCGCCCGCCTCAGCCGGTGCGGCTGCGCCCCGACGCGCTCGCCACGCCGGACGAGAGCGAGGTCGTCGTCCGCCCGATCGTGATCGACCCCGAGCGCACCGAGGCGCTCACGCGCGCCGCGCGCGAGACCGGCGCCACGCTGCACGGCCTCGTCTCCGCGGCGCTCGCGATGGCGGTCGCGCGCGAGATGGAGCGCGGCGAGGTCGTGCTCGACGTGATGCACCCCGTCGATCTGCGGCGACGCGTGCCCGAGATGCCGCGCGACGTCGTCGGCTACTACGTCTCGTCGGTCTCGACGCGCCTGCGCACCGACCCGGCGGGCGATCCGCTCGCGCTCGCGCGCGAGGCGACGAATGGCGTGCGCCGCGCGATCGATGCGGGCGAGCACTGGACGAGCGCGCCGGGCGGCGGCGCGGTGATCGTCGCGGCGACGCAGCTCATGGGTCGCGCGCTCACCTCGTCGCTGCTCCCGAAGCACGTCTTCACCGGCGCGCTCGCGGTGACGAACCTCGGCGTGCTGGAGCAGCTCGGGCTCGAGCACGCGTACGGACCGCTCGAGGTGCGCGCCTGCGGGTTCGCCGCCGCGCCCTCGATCCTCGGCTCGCTCCTGGCGGCGGTCAGCACGTTCCGCGGCACGCTCACCATCGCGGTGGGCCACACCGTCCCGCTGATCTCGCGCGAGCGCGGCGAGCGCATCGCGGCGCACACCGAGGAGATCCTCGCGCGCGCAGCCGATCGCGCCGCGCTCTCGCTCGCCGGGTGA
- a CDS encoding hybrid sensor histidine kinase/response regulator: MSRAREELEAVVRFADALPVAVWVGRAPGGEVVYVNREFEHILGITPPEGAARGNYVGPYGVHLPDGAPYPEDQMPFERVMRSQRTEIIDDLVIHRHDATKCYLRVLARPLFDDDGAIAYVVEAFTDITREVETERMRAESEQRLHAMRRLESVGSLAGGIAHDFNNLLAIVKLVATQLRKDERDPTRLALVQHLDDVAASAAKLTRSLLGFARRGQHAARPISLADVVAPIVELAQRTFERRIVVRAELEASADVVLGDPTELEQVVMNLVMNARDALPGPGHIVVRTRREHVPEGHPVLAPGDHLVLDVVDDGPGVDPAVRDRVFEPYVTTKLVGATKGTGLGLSTVYGVARAHGGTAEIAETSAAGTTMRVWLPACDVPAERTTPATSHVVRGSGTILVVDDEPLVLSMTAHTLESLGYDVIAAGSGREAVDAFRDAHDRIGAVVLDMVMPGMDGRETALALRAIDPVVRVVMTTGLVPTSDDVEPARDLDVREVLSKPYDEAELSQAVARALAP; the protein is encoded by the coding sequence ATGTCGCGCGCGCGAGAAGAGCTCGAGGCCGTCGTCCGCTTCGCGGACGCGCTCCCCGTCGCGGTCTGGGTCGGCCGCGCGCCCGGCGGCGAGGTCGTCTACGTCAACCGCGAGTTCGAGCACATCCTCGGCATCACCCCGCCGGAGGGCGCGGCGCGCGGCAACTACGTCGGGCCCTACGGCGTGCACCTGCCCGACGGCGCGCCGTACCCCGAGGACCAGATGCCCTTCGAGCGCGTCATGCGTAGCCAGCGCACCGAGATCATCGACGATCTCGTCATCCACCGCCACGACGCGACGAAGTGCTACCTGCGCGTGCTCGCGCGACCGCTCTTCGACGACGACGGCGCGATCGCCTACGTCGTCGAGGCGTTCACCGACATCACGCGCGAGGTCGAGACCGAGCGCATGCGCGCCGAGAGCGAGCAGCGCCTGCACGCGATGCGCCGGCTCGAGTCGGTCGGCAGCCTCGCGGGCGGCATCGCGCACGACTTCAACAACCTGCTCGCCATCGTGAAGCTCGTCGCGACGCAGCTGCGCAAGGACGAGCGCGATCCCACCCGCCTCGCGCTGGTGCAGCACCTCGACGACGTCGCGGCGAGCGCCGCGAAGCTCACGCGCTCGTTGCTCGGCTTCGCCCGGCGCGGACAGCACGCCGCGCGTCCGATCTCGCTCGCCGACGTGGTCGCGCCGATCGTGGAGCTCGCGCAGCGCACCTTCGAGCGACGCATCGTCGTGCGCGCCGAGCTCGAGGCGTCCGCCGACGTCGTGCTCGGCGATCCGACCGAGCTCGAGCAGGTCGTGATGAACCTCGTGATGAACGCGCGCGACGCGCTCCCCGGGCCGGGGCACATCGTGGTGCGCACCCGGCGCGAGCACGTCCCCGAGGGCCATCCCGTGCTCGCGCCCGGCGATCACCTCGTGCTCGACGTCGTGGACGACGGCCCAGGCGTCGATCCCGCGGTGCGCGATCGTGTGTTCGAGCCCTACGTCACGACCAAGCTCGTCGGCGCGACGAAGGGCACCGGGCTCGGGCTCTCGACGGTGTACGGCGTCGCGCGCGCCCACGGCGGCACCGCGGAGATCGCCGAGACCTCCGCCGCGGGCACGACGATGCGCGTGTGGCTGCCCGCGTGCGACGTGCCGGCCGAGCGCACCACGCCCGCGACGTCGCACGTCGTGCGCGGCAGCGGCACGATCCTCGTCGTCGACGACGAGCCGCTCGTGCTCAGCATGACCGCGCACACCTTGGAATCGCTGGGCTACGACGTGATCGCCGCGGGCAGCGGGCGCGAGGCGGTCGACGCGTTCCGCGATGCGCACGACCGCATCGGCGCGGTGGTGCTCGACATGGTCATGCCGGGCATGGACGGACGCGAGACCGCGCTCGCGCTGCGCGCCATCGATCCCGTGGTGCGCGTCGTCATGACGACCGGGCTCGTGCCCACCAGCGACGACGTCGAGCCCGCCCGCGACCTCGACGTTCGCGAGGTGCTGTCCAAGCCGTACGACGAGGCCGAGCTCTCGCAGGCGGTCGCGCGCGCCCTCGCGCCGTGA
- a CDS encoding efflux RND transporter periplasmic adaptor subunit, with product MADAHALKRLGIPTRSRGRTVFVALAVVVAIAALSLAVMAWRRRTPPPSPYESARVERGDLTATVTATGTLAATNTVTIGAEVSGRVARVLVEPNDRVNVGDVLVELDPIQLQAQVREARANVSAVQASLRVARATAEEAARTATRAAAMHGRGLVPDSELEQANAARERAEAQLASANAQLEVARATLARQDANLERAVIRSPISGVVLTRTVEPGQAIAAQFQTPELFEVAEDLARMRLTVDIDEADVGRVQEGQRATFTVDAYPDRTFDATIHRVDLAPTTEGGVVAYRAMLDVDNAEALLRPGMTATATIVTQRFDGVLLVPDPALRFAPPAPRSGPDPTASLPEGARIWTLENGSPRPHVVRVVASNGVRTVIEGEGISEGTEVLTGVVEP from the coding sequence ATGGCGGACGCGCACGCGCTGAAGCGCCTCGGCATCCCGACGCGGTCGCGGGGCCGCACGGTGTTCGTGGCCCTCGCGGTCGTGGTCGCGATCGCCGCGCTCTCGCTCGCGGTGATGGCGTGGCGGCGCCGGACCCCGCCGCCCTCGCCTTACGAGTCGGCGCGCGTCGAGCGCGGTGATCTCACCGCGACCGTCACCGCGACCGGCACCCTCGCCGCGACGAACACCGTCACGATCGGCGCCGAGGTCTCGGGCCGCGTCGCGCGCGTGCTGGTCGAGCCGAACGATCGGGTGAACGTCGGCGACGTGCTGGTCGAGCTCGATCCGATCCAGCTCCAGGCCCAGGTGCGCGAGGCGCGCGCGAACGTGTCCGCGGTGCAGGCCTCGCTGCGCGTCGCGCGCGCGACCGCCGAGGAAGCGGCGCGCACCGCGACCCGCGCCGCCGCGATGCACGGCCGCGGCCTGGTGCCCGACAGCGAGCTCGAGCAGGCGAACGCCGCGCGCGAGCGCGCCGAGGCCCAGCTCGCGAGCGCGAACGCGCAGCTCGAGGTCGCGCGCGCGACCCTCGCCCGGCAGGACGCGAACCTCGAGCGCGCGGTCATCCGCTCGCCGATCTCCGGCGTCGTCCTCACGCGGACGGTCGAGCCCGGCCAGGCGATCGCCGCGCAGTTCCAGACGCCCGAGCTCTTCGAGGTCGCGGAGGATCTCGCGCGCATGCGCCTCACCGTCGACATCGACGAGGCCGACGTGGGGCGCGTGCAAGAAGGTCAGCGCGCGACGTTCACCGTCGACGCCTACCCCGATCGCACGTTCGACGCGACGATCCACCGCGTCGATCTCGCGCCGACGACCGAGGGCGGCGTGGTCGCGTACCGCGCGATGCTCGACGTCGACAACGCCGAGGCCCTCCTGCGCCCCGGCATGACCGCGACCGCGACGATCGTGACCCAGCGCTTCGACGGCGTGCTGCTGGTGCCCGATCCCGCGCTCCGCTTCGCGCCGCCCGCGCCGCGCAGCGGCCCCGATCCCACCGCGAGCCTGCCCGAGGGCGCGCGCATCTGGACGCTCGAGAACGGCTCGCCGCGTCCTCACGTCGTGCGCGTCGTCGCCAGCAACGGCGTGCGCACCGTGATCGAGGGCGAGGGCATCTCCGAGGGCACCGAGGTCCTCACCGGGGTGGTCGAGCCGTGA